The Vicia villosa cultivar HV-30 ecotype Madison, WI unplaced genomic scaffold, Vvil1.0 ctg.004571F_1_1, whole genome shotgun sequence genome window below encodes:
- the LOC131642158 gene encoding uncharacterized protein LOC131642158, translated as MKALLNPEPILSQTSSIFPNKTPNPTRFHPHPFPNLFLQDRNRSIRQRNLSLTAKALLDSATVEQFGVPEFDVRNPSLSTSYRSSKLTRPNQTVLEAQTRVCTGPTQTRPLDEEQAFKVFDTILRSARGEIKDEEEVSKAQMGAFFAAMTIRANAFPEATQWSEGEMRAMKTFWPLLVRVLPPDVVFLADPEGLMMGLGSSIGPQFVGNGTTEMRLVGALREVLAGGHLGFEEVQGVLKEVLPFQEGGEKRNGASEALLAAFLIGQRMNRETDRELKAYCLAFDEEFGPPPVADVKSLTHYGEPYDGNTRFFRSTLFVAAVRSCYGESCLLHGVDWMPPKGGITEEQMLKFMGANISLSPFNAKKLLEDDEVGFAYVSQREARPSLYSLIGIREHIKKRPPLATTEKVQQYVKASGKEAIVTGFYHGGYEESLLMLMKRRGVHSGLVVKGEEGALSMTTRLRSASTTKGLPVNYCSGFRSLDISSTSEPGGVTRQGFSLEVNAKDYGFQPTDTPRTDRSVSRNIELGLSALSGEKGPAYDRIVLNAGMVDHLLGAEGAEDISVALDRAREAIDSGSALKRLLNYIKLSHKVT; from the exons ATGAAAGCTTTACTAAACCCCGAACCCATTCTCTCCCAAACCAGTTCAATCTTCCCCAACAAAACCCCAAACCCCACTCGCTTCCATCCCCATCCATTCCCCAACCTCTTTCTCCAAGATCGCAACCGTTCTATTCGGCAGAGAAACCTTTCTTTAACGGCAAAAGCTCTTCTAGACTCCGCCACCGTCGAACAATTCGGAGTTCCGGAATTCGATGTCCGGAACCCGTCGTTGTCAACTTCGTATCGTAGTTCGAAATTGACCAGGCCTAACCAAACAGTGCTGGAGGCTCAAACTAGGGTTTGTACCGGTCCAACTCAAACTCGACCACTTGATGAAGAACAAGCCTTCAAGGTGTTTGATACAATTCTTAGATCAG ctAGAGGAGAGATTAAGGATGAGGAAGAAGTTTCCAAGGCACAAATGGGGGCATTTTTTGCAGCAATGACGATTCGCGCGAACGCCTTTCCGGAGGCGACACAATGGAGTGAAGGGGAGATGCGTGCAATGAAGACGTTCTGGCCACTTCTAGTTAGAGTTCTTCCGCCCGATGTGGTATTTTTGGCCGATCCTGAAGGGTTGATGATGGGGTTGGGAAGTTCAATTGGACCGCAGTTTGTTGGTAATGGCACTACTGAGATGAGATTGGTTGGTGCTCTTAGAGAGGTGTTGGCTGGGGGGCATCTTGGATTTGAGGAAGTTCAGGGTGTGTTGAAGGAAGTTCTTCCATTTCAAGAGGGGGGCGAAAAGCGAAATGGAGCAAGTGAGGCTTTGCTTGCGGCGTTTTTAATTGGTCAACGCATGAATCGGGAAACTGATAGGGAATTAAAAGCATATTGCCTTGCATTTGATGAGGAATTTG GTCCCCCTCCTGTGGCTGATGTCAAATCGTTGACTCATTATGGTGAGCCTTATGATGGAAATACACGCTTCTTCAGGAGTACGTTATTTGTTGCTGCTGTTAGATCTTGTTATGGGGAATCCTGCTTGCTTCATGGTGTAGATTGGATGCCTCCTAAG GGAGGTATAACTGAAGAGCAGATGTTGAAGTTTATGGGGGCGAATATAAGCTTATCCCCATTCAACGCCAAGAAACTTCTCGAG GATGATGAAGTTGGTTTTGCTTATGTAAGTCAGCGTGAAGCTCGCCCGTCTCT ATACTCTTTAATTGGTATAAGGGAGCACATAAAGAAGCGCCCTCCACTTGCAACAACTGAAAAGGTTCAGCAGTATGTAAAG GCCAGTGGTAAGGAAGCTATTGTTACTGGATTTTATCATGGAGGTTACGAAGAGTCGTTGTTAATGCTCATGAAAAGAAGGGGTGTGCATTCTGGTTTGGTAGTGAAG GGAGAGGAAGGAGCCCTCTCAATGACTACAAGATTGCGATCAGCTAGCACGACAAAGGGACTTCCAGTGAATTACTGTTCAGGGTTTCGGTCACTTGACATTTCATCCACATCAGAACCTGGTG GAGTTACACGTCAAGGATTTAGTCTTGAGGTCAATGCCAAGGACTATGGTTTCCAACCCACAGACACACCAAGAACTGATAGATCT GTCTCAAGGAACATAGAATTGGGTTTATCAGCTCTCAGCGGTGAAAAAGGACCAGCATATGATCGAATTGTCTTGAATGCTGGAATGGTGGATCACTTGCTTGGTGCTGAAGGCGCTGAAGATATATCTGTTGCCCTGGATAGAGCTAGAGAGGCCATTGACAGTGGTAGTGCGCTGAAACGGCTCCTAAACTATATCAAGCTCTCCCACAAAGTTACTTGA